The following are encoded in a window of Lacinutrix sp. WUR7 genomic DNA:
- a CDS encoding DUF2911 domain-containing protein, which produces MKKLLLIALVFTYSFHVNAQIETPQPSPTSKVEQKVGLTDFTFEYSRPGVKGRTIFGDLVPYGKVWRTGANSRTKITFNNPITVGGKELKAGTYAIFTIPQATSWEVIFYTEYAGGGAPATLDETKVAARVSADVQEIPFNVESFTMDINNLSNNGGTLEFLWEKTYVGVPFTVPTDATVSKSIDKVMAGPGAGDYYAAAAYYLEEGKDINKAKVWIDKAIEMNKQDPKFWQLRRQALIYAKAGDKKGAIKAAKASLKLAEEAGNADYVKMNTESIAEWSK; this is translated from the coding sequence ATGAAAAAACTATTATTAATCGCTTTAGTGTTTACGTATTCGTTTCACGTAAATGCACAAATTGAAACACCGCAACCTAGTCCAACTAGTAAGGTAGAACAGAAGGTAGGATTAACAGATTTTACTTTTGAATATTCACGTCCTGGAGTAAAAGGAAGAACCATTTTTGGAGATCTTGTACCTTACGGAAAAGTATGGAGAACAGGGGCGAACTCAAGAACTAAAATAACTTTTAACAACCCTATTACTGTAGGAGGAAAAGAACTTAAAGCTGGTACGTACGCTATCTTTACTATTCCTCAGGCGACTTCTTGGGAGGTTATATTTTACACAGAGTATGCAGGAGGAGGAGCTCCAGCAACATTAGACGAAACTAAAGTTGCGGCAAGAGTTTCTGCTGATGTTCAAGAAATTCCTTTTAATGTAGAGTCTTTTACTATGGATATTAATAACTTATCTAATAATGGTGGAACTTTAGAGTTTCTTTGGGAAAAAACATATGTTGGTGTACCTTTTACAGTGCCAACGGATGCTACCGTATCTAAAAGTATTGATAAGGTAATGGCAGGACCAGGAGCTGGAGATTATTATGCTGCTGCTGCGTATTACTTAGAAGAAGGTAAGGACATTAATAAAGCAAAAGTTTGGATTGATAAAGCAATCGAAATGAATAAGCAAGATCCTAAATTTTGGCAATTAAGAAGACAAGCTTTAATCTATGCGAAAGCTGGAGATAAAAAAGGTGCTATCAAAGCAGCTAAAGCTTCTTTAAAGTTGGCAGAAGAAGCTGGTAATGCAGATTATGTTAAAATGAATACAGAATCTATTGCAGAATGGTCTAAATAA
- the fahA gene encoding fumarylacetoacetase, with protein MPISANNPDRISWLHVDKNSDFPVQNIPFGVFLTRDDIITIGTRIGDTAIDLGALHQLGYFEGIPLTDDIFLQDTLNDFIADGRKTWRAVRNRIAEIFDAENDTLKNNVKHKEIVLFRLDEIEMQLPVQIGDYTDFYSSIEHATNVGTMFRDPENALMPNWLHIPVGYHGRSSSIIPSGIPIHRPQGQTLPAGATEPVFGPSKLIDFELEMAFITTDANDLGEPIPIEEAEEYIFGLVLFNDWSARDIQKWEYVPLGPFLAKSFASSISPWIVTLDALEPYRVESPKPLKKQLDYLQYKGKKSFDINLEVAIQPQKAKETVVSKSNFKYMYWNMAQQLTHHTVNGCPINSGDMMGSGTISGPTPDSYGSMLEITWRGEKPIKMADGTERKFINDNDTVIMRGYCDKDGTRIGFGEVSNKLLPVFNPKKIK; from the coding sequence ATGCCAATTTCAGCTAACAATCCAGATAGAATTTCCTGGTTGCATGTAGATAAAAACTCAGATTTCCCTGTTCAAAATATACCTTTTGGTGTTTTTCTTACAAGAGATGACATTATAACTATTGGAACAAGAATTGGAGATACAGCAATAGACTTAGGTGCATTACACCAATTAGGCTACTTTGAAGGTATCCCATTAACAGATGATATTTTTCTTCAAGATACCTTAAATGATTTTATTGCAGATGGAAGAAAAACCTGGAGAGCAGTTAGAAATAGAATTGCAGAAATTTTTGATGCAGAAAACGATACGCTTAAAAACAATGTAAAACATAAAGAGATTGTATTATTTCGTTTAGACGAAATTGAAATGCAACTACCTGTTCAAATTGGTGATTATACCGATTTTTACTCTAGTATAGAACATGCAACAAATGTAGGAACTATGTTTAGAGATCCTGAAAATGCATTAATGCCAAACTGGTTGCATATTCCTGTTGGGTATCATGGTAGAAGTAGCTCTATCATTCCTTCTGGAATTCCTATTCATAGACCACAAGGACAAACATTACCTGCAGGCGCAACAGAACCTGTTTTTGGACCTAGCAAGCTGATAGATTTTGAGCTAGAAATGGCTTTTATTACTACTGATGCTAATGATTTAGGAGAACCAATTCCTATTGAAGAAGCGGAAGAATATATTTTCGGATTGGTTTTATTTAATGATTGGTCTGCAAGAGATATACAAAAATGGGAATATGTACCACTAGGACCATTTTTAGCAAAAAGTTTTGCTTCGTCTATTTCTCCTTGGATTGTAACTTTAGATGCTTTAGAGCCTTATAGAGTGGAAAGTCCGAAACCATTAAAAAAACAATTAGACTATCTACAATATAAAGGAAAGAAGAGTTTTGATATTAATTTAGAAGTAGCGATACAACCACAAAAGGCGAAAGAAACTGTGGTAAGTAAATCGAACTTTAAATATATGTATTGGAACATGGCACAACAGCTTACACATCACACGGTGAATGGTTGCCCGATTAACTCTGGAGACATGATGGGAAGTGGTACTATTTCTGGACCAACACCTGATAGTTACGGATCGATGTTAGAAATTACATGGAGAGGTGAAAAACCAATTAAAATGGCAGATGGTACAGAACGTAAATTTATAAATGATAACGATACTGTTATTATGCGTGGATATTGTGATAAAGACGGAACTAGAATTGGTTTTGGTGAAGTAAGCAATAAATTACTTCCTGTATTTAACCCGAAGAAAATAAAATAA
- the glyA gene encoding serine hydroxymethyltransferase has product MQRDEQIFELIQAEKERQLEGIELIASENFVSDQVMEAAGSVLTNKYAEGYPGKRYYGGCEVVDEVEQLAIDRAKALFGAAYVNVQPHSGSQANTAVFFACLNPGDTILGFDLSHGGHLTHGSSVNFSGKLYNPVFYGVKKETGLIDYDHVAEVAEREKPKLIIAGASAYSRDMDFKRFRAIADSVGAILVADISHPAGLIAKGILNDPLPHCHIVTTTTHKTLRGPRGGMIMMGQDFDNPFGQKLKNGNLKKMSSLLNSAVFPGNQGGPLEHIIAAKAIAFGEALTEEYMHYMLQVKKNAAAMAAAFVKRDYNIISGGTDNHMMLIDLRNKDITGKDAENALVKADITVNKNMVPFDDKSPFVTSGIRIGTPAITTRGLKEEDMEGIVDLVDQVISNYQDEDMLETIAGKVNAMMHDLPLFVD; this is encoded by the coding sequence ATGCAACGCGACGAACAAATCTTTGAACTTATTCAAGCTGAAAAAGAAAGACAGCTTGAAGGTATTGAATTAATAGCTTCAGAAAACTTTGTAAGTGACCAAGTAATGGAAGCTGCAGGTTCTGTATTAACTAATAAATATGCAGAAGGATATCCTGGAAAAAGGTATTATGGAGGTTGTGAAGTAGTAGATGAAGTAGAACAACTAGCAATAGATAGAGCAAAGGCTTTATTTGGTGCAGCGTATGTAAACGTACAACCGCATTCTGGAAGTCAGGCAAATACAGCAGTATTTTTTGCTTGTTTAAATCCTGGGGATACTATTTTAGGTTTCGATTTATCGCATGGTGGACATTTAACCCATGGATCTTCTGTGAATTTTTCTGGTAAATTATACAATCCTGTATTTTACGGTGTAAAAAAGGAAACAGGTTTAATAGATTATGATCATGTTGCAGAAGTAGCAGAACGTGAAAAACCAAAATTAATTATTGCAGGAGCTTCGGCATATTCTCGTGATATGGATTTTAAACGTTTTCGTGCTATAGCAGATTCAGTAGGAGCTATATTAGTTGCTGATATCTCACATCCTGCAGGATTAATTGCAAAAGGAATTTTAAACGATCCGTTACCTCATTGTCATATTGTAACCACAACTACACATAAAACATTACGCGGACCAAGGGGTGGAATGATTATGATGGGACAAGATTTTGATAACCCATTTGGTCAAAAATTGAAAAACGGAAACTTGAAAAAAATGTCTTCGCTTTTAAACTCTGCTGTTTTCCCAGGAAATCAAGGAGGACCATTAGAACATATTATTGCAGCTAAAGCAATTGCTTTTGGTGAAGCACTTACCGAAGAGTATATGCATTATATGTTACAAGTAAAGAAAAACGCAGCAGCAATGGCAGCAGCTTTTGTAAAAAGAGATTATAATATTATTTCTGGTGGTACAGATAACCACATGATGCTAATCGATTTACGTAACAAAGACATTACAGGAAAAGATGCAGAAAATGCTTTAGTAAAAGCAGATATTACTGTGAATAAAAATATGGTTCCTTTTGATGATAAATCGCCATTTGTAACTTCTGGAATTCGTATTGGTACTCCAGCAATTACCACTAGAGGTTTAAAAGAAGAAGATATGGAAGGTATTGTTGATTTAGTGGATCAAGTAATTAGCAATTATCAAGATGAAGATATGCTAGAAACAATAGCCGGTAAAGTAAATGCTATGATGCATGATTTACCACTTTTTGTGGATTAA
- a CDS encoding thioesterase family protein, translating to MNFKKTFEFSVTVTKDDLDEFNHVNNIRYIQWIQDIAKAHWQQIATEDIYNSYFWVVRKHIVDYKASAHLYDEVKITTKFMDAQGATAKSIIEMHNNSTQKIILKAETTWCLMATHTKRPTRVTKEIDAILN from the coding sequence ATGAACTTTAAAAAAACTTTCGAATTTTCAGTTACTGTTACTAAAGATGATTTAGACGAATTCAACCACGTTAACAACATTCGTTATATACAATGGATTCAAGATATTGCTAAAGCACATTGGCAACAAATTGCCACAGAAGACATCTATAATTCTTATTTTTGGGTAGTTAGAAAACACATAGTAGACTATAAAGCCTCTGCACACTTATATGACGAAGTAAAAATAACCACCAAATTTATGGATGCACAAGGAGCGACAGCAAAAAGCATCATAGAAATGCACAATAATAGCACACAAAAAATAATACTAAAAGCAGAAACTACTTGGTGTTTAATGGCTACACATACAAAACGTCCTACTCGAGTAACCAAAGAAATTGATGCTATTTTAAATTAA
- a CDS encoding thioesterase family protein, whose amino-acid sequence MKPFETTIVVTEHDLDDLNHVNNVRYVQWVNDIAKQNWEQIAPPTIKEEYFWVMLSNHIDYKQAAYLNDTILIKTYVSKSEGVKSTRIVEIYNKDTSKLLAKSETNWCLIRKKTQKPTRITSEIRDLFL is encoded by the coding sequence TTGAAACCTTTTGAAACCACAATAGTAGTTACAGAACATGATTTAGACGATCTAAATCATGTTAATAATGTACGTTATGTACAATGGGTAAATGATATTGCAAAACAAAACTGGGAACAAATTGCTCCTCCTACTATTAAAGAGGAATATTTCTGGGTCATGCTATCTAATCATATAGACTATAAACAAGCTGCATATTTAAACGATACTATTTTAATTAAGACCTACGTCTCTAAATCGGAAGGAGTAAAATCTACCAGAATTGTTGAGATTTACAACAAAGACACCTCAAAATTATTAGCTAAATCGGAAACCAACTGGTGTTTAATCCGTAAGAAAACACAAAAACCTACTCGTATTACTTCAGAAATTAGAGATCTTTTTTTATAG